The genomic DNA ATTTGACCTTGCACGATATCTTCGAGAACCACCGTCGGAAAATCTCCGGTTTCCTCTCCGGCCAGACGTCTACAAAGACTTGCCAACGGGAAAagagctcttcttctccatctcatcCACTGAGCTACTAGATTGTAGAGCAATCACATACGATATCATTGGCCCCATAATGTCCCGCTTAAACCCTAATAACGGATTCGTTATCTCAAGCAAAGACTCGCTTATCCCATTATGGGACGACTGCATTAACCGGATGGTTTCAAAGTTTTATGAAATGGTGGTTTTGCGTAAACCAGACTCGTCGTCTTGGGTTGAAAACGTACAAGATCAGTGGCCAAACGTGATGGGGTTCATAAAAGGATTTGGTTTATGGAGAGGAGAAGAGGCTGATAAGGTACGAGAAGGTGCAGATGATCCTTGTTCGCTATTGGTCGAGAAGATTCTTTGGTCGTACAATGATCTTCCATACATTCTTGGATATCACGCAATAGGGTTCACCGTAACTTTCTGCGCTTTGAGCCTATCATCGCAAGATCGAGTGATCTGCACTGATCTTTATTCATTCAATGTCTCATCACCGTCCGATCGAATCAAGGCATTGGTTCCTTGTTACCGTCTCGCTTCCCTCTTACCTTTGCTTGCGGATAGGTGCACTACGAGGCCTTTATGCTACAACGACTTTGAGAGAACCGATCATGGAGAATATGTGACAGAAGTAACGCCTCACACGGTGACTAAGTACTACTCAAGCAAGAGAAAATGGATGAAAGTTAAAGGAATCTACGATTTTCTCGACCAAAGAGTTCCACACGCGGAGCATTTGGATAGGGCATGCGAGAAAGATCTGTCGTTGAGTTTTAAGCCACGTGGAATCAGAGTTAAACCACAAAACGTTGACCAGCTCATCGACTCGCTGATGTGTGTGACTAAAGCGCTCGTTGCCCTTCACGACCTTTCGTTCATGCACCGTGACATGGGATGGGATAATGTAATGAGAAGCACGGCGACGACCACAACAACAACTGACACGGATTGGTTCGTTTGTGGGTTCGACGCGGCTGTTGAGGCCCCGCAGCTTAACCCCTACCGTCCTGTAGCTAAGGCAGttgaggagaaggaagaggagcGTGGGAGACACGCACCGGAGATGGAGAGGGGATTGCATGCGGNNNNNNNNNNNNNNNNNNNNNNNNNNNNNNNNNNNNNNNNNNNNNNNNNNNNNNNNNNNNNNNNNNNNNNNNNNNNNNNNNNNNNNNNNNNNNNNNNNNNNNNNNNNNNNNNNNNNNNNNNNNNNNNNNNNNNNNNNNNNNNNNNNNNNNNNNNNNNNNNNNNNNNNNNNNNNNNNNNNNNNNNNNNNNNNNNNNNNNNNNNNNNNNNNNNNNNNNNNNNNNNNNNNNNNNNNNNNNNNNNNNNNNNNNNNNNNNNNNNNNNNNNNNNNNNNNNNNNNNNNNNNNNNNNNNNNNNNNNNNNNNNNNNNNNNNNNNNNNNNNNNNNNNNNNNNNNNNNNNNNNNNNNNNNNNNNNNNNNNNNNNNNNNNNNNNNNNNNNNNNNNNNNNNNNNNNNNNNNNNNNNNNNNNNNNNNNNNNNNNNNNNNNNNNNNNNNNNNNNNNNNNNNNNNNNNNNNNNNNNNNNNNNNNNNNNNNNNNNNNNNNNNNNNNNNNNNNNNNNNNNNNNNNNNNNNNNNNNNNNNNNNNNNNNNNNNNNNNNNNNNNNNNNNNNNNNNNNNNNNNNNNNNNNNNNNNNNNNNNNNNNNNNNNNNNNNNNNNNNNNNNNNNNNNNNNNNNNNNNNNNNNNNNNNNNNNNNNNNNNNNNNNNNNNNNNNNNNNNNNNNNNNNNNNNNNNNNNNNNNNNNNNNNNNNNNNNNNNNNNNNNNNNNNNNNNNNNNNNNNNNNNNNNNNNNNNNNNNNNNNNNNNNNNNNNNNNNNNNNNNNNNNNNNNNNNNNNNNNNNNNNNNNNNNNNNNNNNNNNNNNNNNNNNNNNNNNNNNNNNNNNNNNNNNNNNNNNNNNNNNNNNNNNNNNNNNNNNNNNNNNNNNNNNNNNNNNNNNNNNNNNNNNNNNNNNNNNNNNNNNNNNNNNNNNNNNNNNNNNNNNNNNNNNNNNNNNNNNNNNNNNNNNNNNNNNNNNNNNNNNNNNNNNNNNNNNNNNNNNNNNNNNNNNNNNNNNNNNNNNNNNNNNNNNNNNNNNNNNNNNNNNNNNNNNNNNNNNNNNNNNNNNNNNNNNNNNNNNNNNNNNNNNNNNNNNNNNNNNNNNNNNNNNNNNNNNNNNNNNNNNNNNNNNNNNNNNNNNNNNNNNNNNNNNNNNNNNNNNNNNNNNNNNNNNNNNNNNNNNNNNNNNNNNNNNNNNNNNNNNNNNNNNNNNNNNNNNNNNNNNNNNNNNNNNNNNNNNNNNNNNNNNNNNNNNNNNNNNNNNNNNNNNNNNNNNNNNNNNNNNNNNNNNNNNNNNNNNNNNNNNNNNNNNNNNNNNNNNNNNNNNNNNNNNNNNNNNNNNNNNNNNNNNNNNNNNNNNNNNNNNNNNNNNNNNNNNNNNNNNNNNNNNNNNNNNNNNNNNNNNNNNNNNNNNNNNNNNNNNNNNNNNNNNNNNNNNNNNNNNNNNNNNNNNNNNNNNNNNNNNNNNNNNNNNNNNNNNNNNNNNNNNNNNNNNNNNNNNNNNNNNNNNNNNNNNNNNNNNNNNNNNNNNNNNNNNNNNNNNNNNNNNNNNNNNNNNNNNNNNNNNNNNNNNNNNNNNNNNNNNNNNNNNNNNNNNNNNNNNNNNNNNNNNNNNNNNNNNNNNNNNNNNNNNNNNNNNNNNNNNNNNNNNNNNNNNNNNNNNNNNNNNNNNNNNNNNNNNNNNNNNNNNNNNNNNNNNNNNNNNNNNNNNNNNNNNNNNNNNNNNNNNNNNNNNNNNNNNNNNNNNNNNNNNNNNNNNNNNNNNNNNNNNNNNNNNNNNNNNNNNNNNNNNNNNNNNNNNNNNNNNNNNNNNNNNNNNNNNNNNNNNNNNNNNNNNNNNNNNNNNNNNNNNNNNNNNNNNNNNNNNNNNNNNNNNNNNNNNNNNNNNNNNNNNNNNNNNNNNNNNNNNNNNNNNNNNNNNNNNNNNNNNNNNNNNNNNNNNNNNNNNNNNNNNNNNNNNNNNNNNNNNNNNNNNNNNNNNNNNNNNNNNNNNNNNNNNNNNNNNNNNNNNNNNNNNNNNNNNNNNNNNNNNNNNNNNNNNNNNNNNNNNNNNNNNNNNNNNNNNNNNNNNNNNNNNNNNNNNNNNNNNNNNNNNNNNNNNNNNNNNNNNNNNNNNNNNNNNNNNNNNNNNNNNNNNNNNNNNNNNNNNNNNNNNNNNNNNNNNNNNNNNNNNNNNNNNNNNNNNNNNNNNNNNNNNNNNNNNNNNNNNNNNNNNNNNNNNNNNNNNNNNNNNNNNATGTTGGAGACAGTTAGAAGACTGTCTATGGTTCGGATTGCCAAGCGTTcagctctctctcattctcacaaaggtaattaactttattcaaaatttaatgcaATTTTCTACGATTGTCTATGATTTTATTCAAAGACTGTCTATGATTTCTACATATTTAATGCAATGTTCTTGGTTTTTGATGTTTCAGGTTTATGTACTCCATATGTGGCAAGGTTTCTTGCTAAAGAGCATGACAAAGCTTCGGAATGCCAGGTGCATCCTTCTACTAATGGGTGCTTTGAAGTCACACTGGATGGAGACAAACACAGAGttagtttacaaaatatgacTTGTACctgcaaaaaatatcaaatatgtggTATTCCATGTGAGCATGCCTATGGAGTGATTCTGAAGAGGACGTTAAGTGCTGATGACTATGTCTGCCAGTGGTTTCGAACTGCTATGTGGAGGCTTAACTACACAAATGGCATTACTCCACAAAGGGGTGCTCGTCATTGGCCTTCGACTTTAGGTGAGAATGTTCATGTTCCACCTGAGCCACCACAACCTGGGAGAAAGAAGATAACCAAGGcagacaagaagaggaagccaGGTGTAAATGAGTCTCCTgtcaagaagaaaccaaaacataaaaaaaggatAATGCACTGTGGAATTTGTGGTTCTGATCAGCATAACCGTAGgtaccaccagaagaagaatcaaacacagGTTGTTAATcggttttttctcattttatttctcaAGATGAGTCTCTTGTTctcattttttgaaatttgcgGTTTTTCAGGCTTCTcagggtggtggaggagaagttgttcaaggtggtggactttctcaagatggtggtggactttctcaatctggtggaggagaagttgttcagGGTGGTGGAGGACTATCTCAAGGTGGTGGAGGACTTTCACAAGCCTGAATATTGAAGATTATGGTAGTAGGggtctgttttttggtttaagagacTAGTTGGATCTGTATTTTGGTCGAATAGACTAGTAGGGTTATGTTTTTGGTCTGTGATCATGTTGAGAACATGATTTCAAAACGTTATCATTCTGCTTGTTTTCAGAACatgtgttcatcatgttctgCCTTTTATGAAATGTGGAATGTCTTATCTTATTAAATGCAATAGCAACACCAACAGGAGTTCACACtcaacaccaaaacaaacaagagcatAAAGCAGAGCATACAACCGAACAACAATAGATTACAACCGAACAATAGTTTACAATAGCTCATCATACAAGcttaaacagagcaaacaagatCATAAAACCGAAAACACATACAATTATACTCTTATTCATCCTACATTGCAATTCAGCTTTTGCTTCCAACAAAACTTCTTCAACCCTCTCACAAAGCTCTTTTTCGAactccatttgcatcttctcaaATTTCAGCTTCTGTTCTTGCAATGTCTCTATTGTAcgctctttcatctcttcttttactctctcaaATTGAACACCCAATGTTGCTACCTCGTCCAACAATGCCTCATCGACCCACTTAAAGATGTGGTTATCGTTCACAAGCTAACATTATATCATAGAATACAATGAAAATTGATGAGAAGGATTAGGCTCGGATTTGGATTAGGTCGATGTCTACATcaaacaaagcataacatagtACCTTCTTTGCTGCTGCTTCTCGACATCGAAAGTATCTCCGAGAAGGATTAGGCTCGGATTTGGAATTCTTTGCCACGATGTGTTCCCCACACCAGCATCTCTTAGGCACGCCAACGACGAATCCTCTTTGTCGAACATTTGATGAACCACTCGAACCTCCAGAAACGGTACTCATGGTTGCAAAGATCGATTTAAGAATTTTatgcttttagggtttgaggatttggggattttaatggagTTATAGATGTGTTATAGATGTATCGTCTCGGGTCGGATTATTAACATCAGtcaggttttatttttggttttctatttggTATGAACGGTATCGTATCGGTTCACTCTTTAAACCGATAACATCCCGATATATGGGTATATAGATTGAGAAGAATTTCATGAGAGCCATCTGGGACGGGGGTAAAGATCGGGCTCCATCTGgtacgatatcatagttctcatggggAACCAGGACGTTTTCCCTTAAATTATTGtccaattttcattttaaattaatttatacgTAGTAGCAAAATATTGACgttgaaatataatattttcaaaactgtATGAGTGTATGACTGACTGATGAGAAGTGAGAAGTGAGTTTGTCGAGAGAAACAGACATTGGGCTAAACAAAATGGCGGCTGTTTTCTATCATCTAAATGGCAGCTCATATATCTCTCTGACTCTCCCTCAAATCACCTGCGCCACACTTGACCTATATTTTCTTTCCTGCAATATTTTCTGCTCTGGGTTTTATTATTCtattgtattgttttgttttttactgtCAGATCTTTTACAATAATTTGGTATCTCATATTTCAccatttttgtttgaattttcaaaattatatctaAACATAAATGGAATGGAAGACAAAATTTGAAGCTACGACTTTCTATGGGTTACAATATGTAATATCTATTGTTTaaattctttatcttttttttttactatatgtttCAATCCCTTGCAAAAggttatgtgttttttttccttatatctcacatattttatttattaatttttaaaacaagctATTTTAAGATAAGAATAAATTGAAATAGGTtcaaggtttttattttattttatgcaagtttaaatttattgacaatgaaataagaattttaaagattattgcTGTAAGTACTTTATTTAAGGCTATCAGAAAATTTGCAAATAAATACAAAGAATTTCAAAGGCTATTGCTCTAAGTATTTTATGGTTCCAATTATGGCTCCAATTGGTAACCACGTTTAAAAGAGGCAGTTGAAATTTTTATAGCGGTTGTAAAGAAGGTGGTTAAAAAGAAAGCGGTTAAAGTTAGCGAATGGAAAAGACggcaaaataaaagaaagcggttgagtatttagtttgattggtaacatttcagcggttgaatagtataagttataaaaaaattgaaattaatttagttaaaaaatgaaataataaatcattatctaattcataatataaaatactaatatatttaaatgatattaacaaaatgatcaaatgtgatattaacaaaattagcaaatgtttatttttaaaatcttcatTATATGacattaacaaaatcataatctccatgtatgttactattcaaatcataattttgatttactaaatttttatttatttttggcttactaattttttcataagaaaaaaacattgagaagaatagtaacatatattaaatcaagattagggtttgaacaataaaaaaataaataaaactatgcAACTTTGtgtccaaagaagaagaaaaaaaattgtgcaacATCTCTATAAAGCCAAACATTGGTTTTTGATAGTGGCTAGGATGAGTGGTTGTAACCACCAAAAACAGATTCTAACCACCATGTTCAAACGCTTTCCCCAATCATAATATCCAACCGCCTTCTCCAAACGATTTGTTGATTGGTGATCATTAGAGCGGCTCGTTTGCAAACGAGGCATTTGGGTGCTTCCATTCAGACCCTATATAAGTCTATCATTGGAGACTTAGACTGAACGATGATGGAACTATACAGTATGGTGTGATtctaatagtaataaaaatgtatacacaattatacatacatatttttgCTACTGTATTAGAACTGTATCACATGTTCATGAGTTATTGCCGCCTTGTCATTTGGAAACTTACAGTTCAAATAGGAAGCTTCTAGGGATAGAACTAGAGATCCGTTGATTCCTACAAATACCAGATAAATAGGATTTGAGAGTACTTCTTTCAGTGCTTTCGAAAAAGCTCATGGATTTGTGAATACTCTTCATAGTAGTTTATCAAAACCTCTTTAAATCTTTCTATTAATACGTTCATCAATAACTCCCTAAAATAGAATGCCTAAAAAggttatttataataaatcataaaaaccctaacaCATAGAATATTCtagaataattataattaataaattaaaagataataataatagatttttggataatttccaaATATGTTGCTGCATCAGATCTCACCAGCCAAGAAAAAATTCGTCCTCAAATCTTGTATCTTCGCTGCATAATAAAAAGCAGGAAGTTGGTTAaaaattcgtcctcgaatcttgtATCTTTGCTGCATAATAAAAAACAGGAAGTCGGTCAAAATaaagcaacaaaagaaattgaaagaaaaaaatcttgatttacaatttttaatgaTCTATTCAATATATGTACtcatatgtaatatataaaatggtaATCAAAACTTCTATGATTTTAGCGGGGtaagatattaaaaacaatatagtatatatatatatatatatatatatatatatatatatatatataaagttacctttTATTCACTCCTGGTGCTGCCACATCAGTAATTCATTCAGTTTAATAAGCCCAATTTCTCTACACAACCCACAAAACAATCCCGATTCCattgtttcatatttctttaaaagCCCAATCCATTAATAATACATGTTTTTTATGCTtggaaataaaacatttttcttgCAAACTCCACTCCGCCGTCCGCTCCTGTGCGACCTGAAGCGTCCCTCGCCAATCCTCCACACCTTTTCACTGTCTTCCCTGACTTccatcttcatcgtcttcctctAAAAGGGTAATTCAAGTCTTTCAATGCTCACTCTTTCAATTGAAGTcccacttcttttttttaaattggtGCAAGTTGAAGTCCTATATAATGTCATCTCCTCCATTTCCAGGCACTTCTCTCATCAGTGGACCGTGATTGTCTGAGTGGTTGGGGAGGACATGTTTACATTGTGTAAGTTCTCATTTCTCGTTAATGGGTTTCTTCATTGTTTCTCCACTTTTGTTATCAAAAATAAGTTCTTAAAACATACTTTCATTGTGATAGAACACCAACAGAGATTAAGGAGAGGATCCTAAAGGGAAGGATGGACtgatcagcttcttcttctatccaAGTTGTTTTTCATTGTAATCCGGTTTTAAGTAGCGTAACCTTCACATCCCGGTTTAATCATATGATCATCCCTTCTCTGAAATTATGGCTTCCTGAATCTTGATGATTATGGTTAAATTGGCTTATTGCGGCAGACAAGTATAACTTATCCATAATAATAATCGGAATCTGAAGTTGGTCGTGATGGGTAACGTGTTGGACTCATTCTTCACCAGGTTCTCTAATTCTATCGGAAACTTCTTTAGTTCTCCACTTGACTTTCTATCTGGAAAATCTTGCAGGTAATACACAAAAACCATCACTTATATTTACCATAATCTTACTTGACTGCTTACAGGCCggaaactaaaacaaatattactTGGAACAGTTCGGTTAATCGGTTTGTCCATCACCTTGGGATCTCATATGCTACATTGAGAAGTTTTGCGTGGCGAATCTTGCTAAAACCGCCTTAATCGTAATCGTATCCTACTTTCTCTATTCTTCATCTACATGCTATACAAAGTTGGGTTTTGGCATTGTATCATCATCCACGGGTTCTGCGGATTCCTATGGGTTTTGGACTCTTGTTGGTTCTACATTCTTAGCTATTGCTGTAGTTTCTTCTGCTATGATCTCTTACACTCTAAACGTAGAAAAAGACGCAGACACCACAGATACATAGAGGATGATTGCGGTGATAATAGtgatactgatgatgatgatgatgataatgatgtgGGTCGTTCACGTACCATAGATCGAGGCGAGACCGCGAGAATGCAGAAAAGAAGAACGTCTTAGAAAGTCTCTGAGACCGAGGAGCCCTCGTGTTAGAGTTAGTGTGAGGACAGCCCATCGTTCTGACTCGGGTTTGAGCCAACATGCCGATGGTGGTAGTCTGGTTCATGGTGTTAGAGTGAGCAGAGAGTCTAAGTTCGCACGGAAGGGTTCAAAACACAGAACTTGAGTTCACCATGGTCCTCGCAGAGCCTGACATGAACCATGTATCTGGAATTGCTGCATGGAGCCTGCGAGACAATGTACAAGCCAGTTATGGTTTGTCCACTAGCAACTTTATCATCTGTTGTTTAATTGACCCAGCTGGGTCAACTTTTATAGAGCAATCACTCTGTTCCTTGGCAAAACAGACCCTTTCGTTATATACAATTACAATTAAGTATTATTGTAAGCAAAATTAAGCCAGATCTATTGTTGCTAGatagtttgattttaaaattttaatataaaaatatatatggaaacaTATACATATTGTTTTTTCCTCTTAACATGTAGTCCAAAAATCTGACACGTCGAATCTAAACACTAAGGAAACTTAGTCCAATAACCATAGAGTATGAACTTGAAAATGTAATTCAATACGAAAggctaaaaaaacaaatttatagtggCAACTCTAAACTATATATTGAAGTTTACATTTTGTATCACGGACAATACCTGTCTAAGTTTTTAATGTCTCTCACCGGTAAAGTTTTCTATGCTCTTATGCTCTAGATGTCCACACTGCTACTACTACAAACAAATGatcaagtttgtttttttcttttagctttATGGAAAATAATAAGGATCACCAATGTTATCATCTTCTCAAAAAGTCCAAAAtcctaaataaaattatttgtttttcttcttcataaacaTTAACCACGCCTCCAAACTAATATAAAGAGAACGACAGAATGAAACTGAAAGTATAACAACAATACAGATGATTGGGAGGATAAAAATTAAACTCCACCGCTTAACATGATAACAATAACAGAACATACAGGATCAACATATATTGAAGACACTACCCACAAACCAGCTGAAAAGCAGGTCTAAAAGTATTAGACCAGGAGGAGATAGACATATGCAAAGAACTCTTTAGCTTCAAGGAcaactttgttcaaaaaaaaaaaaaaagaagcttcagGGACAACTACATCATATAAATAGCCGgctaagaaaaacaaagctatttaaaattcaaaaggaAAAACTACTAAAACGCCAAAAGACAAACACTTACAGAAGAATAGGGAAACACAAGTAAAATTCAATTAACATTAGTCGCCAGCAATGTAAGAATGTAAGAGATGCACACACCGTCAGTTCAAGGAAAAGATGCAGAAATTCGAGTTCCACATTATGTCCACAGTACAAGTAATGTTCGAAGgttattctttgtttcttcagcTATGTTCGCAAGAGATAACATATATTGCTGCGCCTGTGGAATGAACAAAGTccagataaattaaaaaataatcagattCAACTAAGGCTTAAGAATTTGATCCTACTCTGAGCTTTACCATGAACGAAATCCAATTTATAAATTCGCTCACAGTGATATCGAAGTTGGAATAATCGGGTCCATCGCCAAACATATCAGAACTTGAAATAGCTGTTGAGCCCTGTTAGATATGTAATTGCATAAGATATGTATGAAATTTGAGACTTTTAAAAAGGTGATATAGAGTGATTGGGTTAGGACATACCGATAACTTCTGAACGCTAGCTTTTGAGTCCAGATCGGCATCTCAGTTCTGATTTCGGAAAAATTGGGAAGAGCAGATTGAATTTGCATTTGAGAACTTCTATCCTGCTTCATCTGTTTCAATAACCTCAATAACCAAAATACAGTTAAGCAGAGAGGATATGATAATAGAGAGATTTGTAAATCTTTGTTGGGTTCTTTCGAAAATGCAACTCAAACTGTTTGAAAACTTAAACTGTCTTGTAGATCGAAAAAATGGCTTATCTGCTATCCATTAAAGAGacatgatattaaaaaaaaggaacaaaatcatTCCCACCTCAAAAACATACCACTAAAGACCCAATAGGCCAACACAAATTTAATG from Camelina sativa cultivar DH55 chromosome 2, Cs, whole genome shotgun sequence includes the following:
- the LOC104726559 gene encoding uncharacterized protein At4g04775-like: MSTVSGGSSGSSNVRQRGFVVGVPKRCWCGEHIVAKNSKSEPNPSRRYFRCREAAAKKLVNDNHIFKWVDEALLDEVATLGVQFERVKEEMKERTIETLQEQKLKFEKMQMEFEKELCERVEEVLLEAKAELQCRMNKSIIVCVFGFMILFALFKLV
- the LOC104752940 gene encoding uncharacterized protein LOC104752940 — encoded protein: MGETTKGDATKPSPNQISSPKDSSLDHQAPNPSLLHHHHHHHQSFLPTPIFIPTVSSPGAPAVPKRPRFGTSGGLSPPQWKALPSPSTVPTASTISSSPTPSNAVVTASSTETAGSSPPGQEATNSEKQIKQPETESFQHKFRKGKYVSPVWKPNEMLWLARAWRIQYQNQGAGSGSGSGSGEGRGKTRAEKDREVAEFLNRHGVNRDSKIAGTKWDNMLGEFRKVYEWEKCGDQEKYGKSYFRLSPYERKQHRLPASFDEEVYQELALFMGPRVRAPTLNRGGAPGTVTSTPPSVEALPPPHPPPLMTSRDEYDTENNPMISSIGRAKRLALSIAADDYPQYHPYSHNIARGSSGLFSNKSLYIPTSEMIPSASSSSSSIKDLRRIGKIRLTWEESVNLWAEEGEVDYGRIRVSASSFLNADELTYLDDSMVACTMESIEDGPLKGFSLDKFISGQHLKVFGRQRSTSSSAPSPSVNVAGLIDRAQLQLSEPIYKSISTLDFQDPSEHCLSKLRVPAGNLPSLFDLARYLREPPSENLRFPLRPDVYKDLPTGKELFFSISSTELLDCRAITYDIIGPIMSRLNPNNGFVISSKDSLIPLWDDCINRMVSKFYEMVVLRKPDSSSWVENVQDQWPNVMGFIKGFGLWRGEEADKVREGADDPCSLLVEKILWSYNDLPYILGYHAIGFTVTFCALSLSSQDRVICTDLYSFNVSSPSDRIKALVPCYRLASLLPLLADRCTTRPLCYNDFERTDHGEYVTEVTPHTVTKYYSSKRKWMKVKGIYDFLDQRVPHAEHLDRACEKDLSLSFKPRGIRVKPQNVDQLIDSLMCVTKALVALHDLSFMHRDMGWDNVMRSTATTTTTTDTDWFVCGFDAAVEAPQLNPYRPVAKAVEEKEEERGRHAPEMERGLFLAKEHDKASECQVHPSTNGCFEVTLDGDKHRVSLQNMTCTCKKYQICGIPCEHAYGVILKRTLSADDYVCQWFRTAMWRLNYTNGITPQRGARHWPSTLGENVHVPPEPPQPGRKKITKADKKRKPGVNESPVKKKPKHKKRIMHCGICGSDQHNRR